Proteins found in one Bacillus subtilis subsp. subtilis str. 168 genomic segment:
- the prs gene encoding phosphoribosylpyrophosphate synthetase (Evidence 1a: Function from experimental evidences in the studied strain; PubMedId: 2169413, 3038693, 8522540, 22083279, 25890046; Product type e: enzyme), with translation MSNQYGDKNLKIFSLNSNPELAKEIADIVGVQLGKCSVTRFSDGEVQINIEESIRGCDCYIIQSTSDPVNEHIMELLIMVDALKRASAKTINIVIPYYGYARQDRKARSREPITAKLFANLLETAGATRVIALDLHAPQIQGFFDIPIDHLMGVPILGEYFEGKNLEDIVIVSPDHGGVTRARKLADRLKAPIAIIDKRRPRPNVAEVMNIVGNIEGKTAILIDDIIDTAGTITLAANALVENGAKEVYACCTHPVLSGPAVERINNSTIKELVVTNSIKLPEEKKIERFKQLSVGPLLAEAIIRVHEQQSVSYLFS, from the coding sequence ATGTCTAATCAATACGGAGATAAGAATTTAAAGATTTTTTCTTTGAATTCGAATCCAGAGCTTGCAAAAGAAATCGCAGATATAGTTGGAGTTCAATTAGGGAAATGTTCTGTCACAAGATTTAGTGACGGGGAAGTCCAAATTAATATCGAAGAAAGTATTCGCGGATGTGATTGTTACATCATCCAGTCTACAAGTGACCCCGTTAACGAGCATATTATGGAACTGCTGATTATGGTAGATGCGTTAAAACGCGCTTCTGCAAAAACGATTAACATTGTTATTCCTTATTACGGTTATGCGCGTCAAGACAGAAAAGCAAGATCCCGTGAGCCAATCACAGCTAAACTTTTCGCTAACCTGCTTGAAACAGCCGGTGCGACTCGTGTGATTGCACTTGACCTGCATGCGCCGCAAATTCAAGGATTCTTTGATATACCGATTGACCACTTAATGGGTGTTCCGATTTTAGGAGAATATTTTGAAGGCAAAAATCTTGAAGATATCGTCATTGTTTCACCAGACCATGGCGGTGTGACACGTGCCCGCAAACTGGCTGACCGACTAAAAGCGCCAATTGCGATTATCGATAAACGCCGTCCGCGTCCAAACGTGGCGGAAGTCATGAATATTGTAGGTAACATCGAAGGGAAGACTGCTATCCTCATCGATGACATTATTGATACTGCAGGTACGATTACACTTGCTGCTAATGCGCTCGTTGAAAACGGAGCGAAAGAAGTATATGCATGCTGTACACACCCTGTACTATCAGGCCCTGCGGTTGAACGGATTAATAATTCAACAATTAAAGAGCTTGTTGTGACAAACAGCATCAAGCTTCCTGAAGAAAAGAAAATTGAACGCTTTAAGCAGCTTTCAGTCGGACCGCTTCTGGCCGAAGCGATTATTCGCGTTCATGAGCAGCAATCAGTCAGCTATCTGTTCAGCTAA